TCTTTACTGCCAAGGACCCTAGGTCCTTGAAAGTATGACCCTGCTCATCAAGTATGTCAGACAGGTGAGCTTGTAGGTCAAGAAGGGCAGGAATGACAAGGGACAGACTCTGTGTGTCGCTTTGCAGCATCTGTGTATGCTCAGCAAAGGGGGAGAGCAATTCTTTCACAGCGGTCAGCTTTTGCCATTCACTTGGTAGGAGATAGTCCCACGTCATGCCATCCGCAACTTTCACAACCGAGTCCTTTACTTGAAGAAGCCGGTTGATCATAATGTAGGTGCTCGACCACCTAGTGGGGCAGTCCTTCACCAGAGTTAATTTGCACTCCTTCAATAGCCTCTCAGTTGCTACGGAGGATTTTCGGAAGAGCTTCACCAGTGAACGGACCTTATCTAGAAGTTTATTAAcacttgtttctttttttatcatgcCAACCACCAGCTGTAGCGTGTGGACGACGCAGGGGGTCCTCACCATCGCTCCATACCTTTATAGAAAAAGACAAGAACACAACAAAAGAAACAATTAACACTTAGCAGAAtgcagagaaaaacaaaaacacaaacatctaATGTGACTGAGTGCTAAACTGAAATAATTTACCTCTGTTCGTCTGTAGCCAGCACAGGGTCTTCACTGTCGCTGTCCTGGGAGTCGTCctccatgctgctctcactctcctcctctacagGTTTGAATGCAGCTACCATGTTGCTCCCGTTGTCCGTTATGGCCGTCAGTATTTTGTTTTGCGGTACACCCCAGTCTTCTGTGCACCGGTCAACACAGGTTTTTATGCTCTCTGCCGTGTGTGGATGAGTAAGCTGGATCAGAGATAATAATATGTGACATGCTTTTTTGTCGTCTGGGCAATAGTAGCAGGCACTGATGGCAAGAAATGAGGCTGTGAGGCCTTTCTTGGACCATATGTCCAGGCCAATGGTGATCCTTTGTGCTGTGGCAAGCTGCTCTCTGAATTTTAGTTTGGCATCAAGGTATACTTTATCAATTAAATTGTTCACTTTAGTTCTTTTTGGGATGGTCAGTCTCTTGTCAAACTTCTCAATCATGAGGATGAATTCTTCGTCCTCCACAATGGAAGCAGGAAGCCCTGTCCGACCGATCCATAAAGCAATTGCCATTTCTTTTCTCAGTTGTTCCCGATCGTTCTGGTCATATTTCGTTGCCGCTGCAAATGACTTTTCTAAGGAGGTCTGCTGCTGCACTCCACTTGGTTTCTTCTTTGGGGTTATGCTCGCTGGGATCTAGATGAGGGGGCAAATCGACAAAAGAAATACACTTAATACCAGACCTTAAATGCATACAGATAAAGACAGATTATGTataatttaaaatacaattgtGCTCACAGCAGTAGCAGTTTAAGGTGCAGTATGAAAGATAATTGTGGCAACAGTTACATAAATATATTGCAGTTTGTTATTCTATATAAATTATGTACCTAccatataaattatatggtaggtaGGTACAATACAACTACAGTACTTATTGTGATGCTTTAATGCAATATAGCAGGGTTTCACAAAGTGGATTCCAGTGACTATTAATTAGGAGAATCTAACCCTAAAGTATGTAACAGTGTACAAATGTAATCAAATTGTTAAGACCTTGGAATTTAAatgtttgagaaccactgcaaTATAGCCAACCCTATGAGCCAAACCCAGTCAACTAAAGGATTGGAATGTGACGTCAGCTTTTTACGGAAAGAGATGGTGCACACAGTTCATGGTTTGGGCTGTGTGACGTGAAGTAACTACCCTTTTTGGTGGCTTTAAAACACAAGGCTAACAGCAAATTAATCGGCTTAAGTACATAAACCTGATGTCGGAGGAATGACACACGCAGATGGCAATTTAACGTGAACATAAAACAACCAAGCTGCCCCAGTGTCCATGCACACTTTATTATTAGTTACAGCATCCACGTGTGTTGCTTACGATAGGGAACAGCAACAGGTCTGCAGACTACACAAACATGGATCAAAGCATTTCACTTGGTGCCCGTCCACAAATGAACGGGGTTTTTGCTAAATTAATAGAAGGGCTGGTTTAATCAGGGCCCCTGCAGCCCCATTCATTCTAGCTTTAGCATGTAGCACTAGGAAGCGGTCTCATCTGCACGACGGGGGAGGTGTGTAACACCTAGTACCACCACCGCCACAAAACTTTATCACAGGCCAGCCTAGCATTGACTAAAGCTAGCATATGCTTTATTGTTGCAGGTAACTTACCTTCGCAAAAATAGCAGGGTGGCTGGCCTTCAGGTGCCTTTTGAGGTTTGTGGTATTTTTTCCTGCGAGTTTGAAGCCGCAGCATGAAGTTGTGGTGACGGTCGTGGCTTCGTCTCCGTGACCGTCGTTCGACTCGGCTCCCTGTCCCCGTACTGCCCGTACAAGGCATTCTGTGGCATTGGCCTGTGGGCTGTATCTGAAGTGGGACCATAAATCCTCCCTCTTCTTACGACCACCCGCACCCGgcaccgctgctgctgctgccatggtgtgtgtgtgtgcctcgtgACGTCTGAGCTCTTGATTGACATTGCGCGCATATTATAGTTGGCGGGAAAAAAGCATGTTTTGAAACTTTGTTCGTCCActcactaacaatttagtctcgtctagttctcgtctgacgaaaatgtatacatttttcgtcacattttagtctttatatggctttggtgacgttcgtcttagtctcattttcgtcatggaaaaaaggggtctgacgacgtcattttcgttttcgtcttgcctgacgaaaacaacactgACCTGCACCCAGCgtctcgcttgcaagattttggcctgaagttcttcccagacctacaccctagccatccaacatgcatatctgagaatcaggcctctctttaataatgacaaaacgttatgagagaaatacacatgaaccttttgttatctcataagcggcgtggtgccggctccttttgaccttttgaccccagacttcaaaaacgtggccacaggccagctctgtctacacaccttaagccacaaatgtacacctccatcccacaaaaaatggggactagaaactaacctctgtcttatgtacatttactgtactgttggaggtcacgccccttttccggccttttcgagatagctagggatactaaaatgtttacacacatttcccggggccccgagaacgacatattcGAGATTTGGAGTtgtagcccttagagaaaaaaagttttcccaaatggactgtcatttggaaaaagcccctcagaagtgttgcctgcaagacctaatggttcagaatgtggtggaaaaactgtttttgagataggaaggtcctaccgccctgaaatttgaataccttattctagggcctaactgggacccccgcaccgaaacttggcccggtcggaccctgagtgcaggaagggggggcctggactttcataatcttcgctcggtgaatgtgaaggtaTTTGGTCAGATGTTATgtcgaagaatcataatgtgaatgggaatattctataaatgtcttgatatcatcttttgtctcaacacttctgctgcagccgcttaaaggcccactagcaacttcgggcatttcttcgctgttttcttggtttggaACGCACATTTCTctccacagcgccccctacagtgtcgtagtagatattttacaacactgtcgtaacaactcgttgatgacccttccccatgcacttctacgcgcgccatgtgcatttgttttcaaagaagccggcgaatgcgtggagccatgtccgaagtagatgttcataaagtgtaggcaaggttatacatttttaaaatggtgtatttgtattgcaataaacataaatccatccttttttatagttgacggggagaatttatatcctagattataattgttttatcttaggttgaacagaacaatcagagtaagagtgttggccaacataataatccaaataaacaagaacctggattcggggattcagtctgtatctgggggacgaggcagacgaacagcaaaacacccatggaaacaaaggtgtttatatggttgcaaccaagcaagctagaaacatacagggctcacaacaaaatggttgagcaaacacatttgtacagagactatcaacatcaagaataccacaaagacaaagttcacccaagggtactttcaatttcaaaagcaacacggccaagtcggcgtctgatttgcagtcttctttttctttcagttcacgctattcctgaaaagcttgcccaacgtttacttgtgtctggcctctctgtcggtcagtctcccttttctcttcttctgttcctccgacattgggtttctctgtctctttttagtcggctgatctatgatgaatgtaacaatcccttagttacttgtgtttatatcgagccgcttccgtgtttgggggtctgtgccgtaaagcaattcgttacatcgcgagacccgagactcccgcgagaatgggcggcgggtcgccggcagaaacaaaTTCCTTTTCTcagccaagatgcgcaagggggagtcaaaacaacgaacaatcgaacaaaaatgtataatagaaccatcgcaatgactcttagcctgttatattaaggtaaatcaagccaaaaaagttgcatagttcccctttcactcgtgtctgatctcttttctggtccattcttcttttgttccaccgacagtcgcctcttgggtcccttattagtcgattgatccatgatgaatgcaacaattgccttgcaactggctgtttatatttagccggtgccatgtttgggtgtgtgtctgtgccgtaaagcattttcgaaactacaatctgactacattttcgaggcgcgattggatacttccgctgcgtcacatccggattgtgtcggtccgaacagagcaagttgcatatgcgcttttgccttggagaggcgacatggggcaatgacgcacccaccaaacgacccagaaatggttgcagaaccatcagaataactctcaaccagcataattaatgtaattttggctaaaaaggttgcatagtgggccttgaaagtctcactccgagaaccttaaaatatgaatcaagccattagaagtatgaaaatatcttcccggtggcgtaacggggcaaacaaggtgtcctttgaaatctacgtttcgaggcgattgcaacagtgtcACACAtggattttggaggcctttatcaataatgaccagctatagatttgcttcccgatggagatttttgacaaattacatgttatttagcatctacacgttaagctgagtccaatgagatcaagctcgccctcttgctacaccgagatcatgtcctagaccataggtgggcatgtaaaatacatggtaccatttgctagagtgtcatgcttggtgtcattggactcagctcaacgtgtagatgctaaataacatgtcatttgtcacaaatttctatcgggaagcaaatcaatagctgctcattattgattaaggcctccaatttcgacagctaattgctaccattaaacatgttcgaatatgctcatgtgtggcaccgttgcagtcgcctggaagcgtagatgttgaaggactctccctcttacgccaccgggaagatatttacatagcctaattctgattgactaatgaattgattcagctattcccccagaagtctggggtcaaaaggtaaaaaggagccggcaccacgccgcttatgagacagcaaaagttaatgtgtatttctctcataactttttgtcattagtaaagagaggcctgattctcagatatgcaggttggatggctacggtgtaggtctgggaagaacttcaggccataATCTTGCAAGCGAGTCGCTggggtgcaacgagatggagcacttgctgagtcatttcctgtatggctggagccacaggttgaagcgtgtatgtgtcctttgagaccccctttgatatataagagacccaaaggtacagcttacttaaatgttgtcgacccagtcacctattgcatcacttcctttagggcttcggcctcctaattgatcattgtagtataattgaatgctctctttcatatatatgatacctccaccactgggacgtggcaacaattctccaaatccatatggggagggggggggggtgatgcttgtggacagtagggttgtacactatacataaataggaagcaaactcaggagaaggaatgacctcataaatatttatttaataaattgtttcaaataaccctgcctcgttaaatcaatgagcttggtgttttgctttcaaaaatagcttatagaagaagtctaaactgcagaaaataaaaacatcccagctgccttttaaggataccttggaatatctgtctattttctaaccatcggaccctagtttacgacaaaaacaacacaattgacggcagctcctttgccgcgtggtttttagagccatgtaaggaatAGAGGGGGCGGttgatagcaaccaccatagcaaccataacggtcaagtgagtggatgcagccccgttggaaaaaatagaataccaccctacacactcaggagattaacgatatttaaattattatgaccatgaagtctttatttgcatgggtttacatttcgttctgtgtagcatggaaaaatcggacaaacactcccattcagaatgcattggtttacatttcgttctttggagcacggttatttttatttatttatttattttcagtttttgaggaggtgcttcaaagatgcaaatgtttctgcaataatccaaaatccaatggcaaaacccgttggcttttctgctcacttccgggttagccaacatacgtcatccctccaccactctactgtaaaaacacatgttcaagttgaatgaggataataataataataataataataataataattctgccatagtatttatttaagggggggtgggggataaaagtcttttggccattcgtagtgttgatcagcagagaaataatttgtccgccaagacggtgacgtcgcttagcaacggaagacgctggggtagacaggtcaccggactactacccatgcaagtgaacggagcgttccacggcattgagaagacccgtgtaataaaggcctataatatttctgtttatggcatagatttctcctcagattaggccaataaaccaatggtaaaataaaaataaaaacgctcgatcaaaggcccggcccgagtatagtggtgggaaatatcggcccaacccggcccgcgtcgggctcgggcacgggcagagaatctaaacactgactggaactacttagcaggtgtctgtagggctatatcaggagttaatgcacgcactgcagccaatcagaatacgagtattcccccagaccgtggtctaaacaatattattcacgagttataatcaacccctacacatcaatattaatgataaccctgtggaaattgcaataagtgagagatagaatttcgcacgttgagcacacagttgtgtgactcgtttatttagtaagagagaaacaggaaatcaaaacgtgctgaaagtaaacaaatcccgcatgggctatgacgtcatgagacgctcgtaatccttaaagggacagcgatccctgaaccaccaagacagtaaacgacatgcctaacacaattgaaagaacaacacataacaaaatactgtaggtgaattatgttacactcactacaacccattaaatacggtatgatttctagatgtcatggcaacgtccgctcgcgacactggacttgcgaggcatcgacgcggacgttcattcacatagccaaaaacaagagaatagatggctagataaaataaacatcaagacatacaattctaaaaagagcagatgaagcagctacccttttttccttcgcggtttgcctactgagcagcgcacctgcatttaatatatccgtgtattgtcacaatttctcagtatcaaaggcacgttgagcacacagttgtgtgactcgtttatttagtaagagagaaacaggaaatcaaaacgtgctgaaagtaaacaaatcccgcatgggctatgacgtcatgagacgctcgtaatccttaaagggacagcgatccctgaaccaccaagacagtaaacgacatgcctaacacaattgaaagaacaacacataacaaaatactgtaggtgaattatgttacactcactacaacccattaaatacggtatgatttctagatgtcatggcaacgtccgctcgcgacactggacttgcgaggcatcgacgcggacgttcattcacatagccaaaaacaagagaatagatggctagataaaataaacatcaagacatacaattctaaaaagagcagatgaagcagctacccttttttccttcgcggtttgcctactgagcagcgcacctgcatttaatatatccgtgtattgtcacaatttctcagtatcaaaggtgaaagtagaaacgggtggccaaaggctgtcatattgttagttatcacagacaattttaagtagaaacgggtggccaaaagctgtcatttgttagttatcacagacaattttcaacaatgaatgatctgtacggagaaGTAAGGTAGggtgaccaaacgtcctcttttccccggacatgtccactttttgCGTCCCAtccggggcgtccgggggggttttattaattgatgataatgtccggttttcggacattatctcgttgcctatttgtttttgcctcgtcgcatatttgtgtttctgggtctttcacataacctattattaccattgtatatgtctatggttattacggccttccaagttctggaaatggtatctcccttacgttccaccttcttgcgcgagctgactgtagagagagtctgtcattgggcgaccgatctcagggttgccagagccacgataatgatcctccaaatacgaccattttgagcctttggcacgttactttgccatttccaatctggcaacattgagcaccttgccgcttccactctgtttacaacagcacattacatctggCGGTTTTAGACACGGGCGACCCGgggcacacctgctcgttgagaaggtgccgtgtatagacggaatgaaacccccacagAAGTCCGTATGCTTacgatacaaacccccccccccccccccccccccccccccccccgtcaacaatcttgcccggggcgcaattggacctaggatcgccatgcctaaacgtaaatgtaagttcacggacgaactaaagaaaaagtacccatgttttcgccccccccccccccccccccgcgacgaagtgtcctctttttcactaactcaaatctggtcaccctaagtaagggacattagggagaacactcccggacagaaccttagtttggaagtcgtgcttagtgacacgacaaatagcctacttccaattgaaatacaaaatttagaaaataggcctacgtgtccctgatcacgtttcaatagattaaataacgtgactgTCACGTATTTttgtgagaccaggttcgagcgtgtgcatgggttgaattgcgtgtctcacgccgaatgcatgagacttgtagccctgtacttacgtgacacaaaccagcaccgcaaacgttctctcccgcttgagatgacgtctttctttataggttcatgggtctgatgagccgatttcccatgctgatatttccggagattctcgggcatcttcgacaatttggctatagattgtctcattacacgctaaataatataattatagcctcattatatatatagcctatatatatatataggcaatatatataattaggcaacatatatatatatatatatatagcatttgtggttttggcataaacataactagggtgcactgtactatctgcgcacaccctttctgaagcctctctctcgctctctctctctctctgtccctccctctctctctttctctctctctcgtaccgttttgtggagcacgttaattgtctgagaacactcccattcagaatgcattggatTACagttcgttctgtgtagcacgcaaaaagccggactatcgtgctctggaacacgcttcaatagattaacgtttgtgcgcatgagcacgcaatcgtgtgataccgggttgaataTTGAGCACTTGAGTTGTATAGTGTGCTTATGTGAGTGCTTTCAAACCCCTACCTCTGCACCGAATAGATGCCCCTCAAGCCCTATCCCAGCCGCCTCCTCCATGACCCTACaacctccccctgccccccccccccctccccttccctccacctccctcccccccacaggaAATTAAAACCCTCCCGACAAATCAAAAGTCCCTCTGCGCGTGGACACAAAAGCCTCTCCAAATCTTTAGAAGCATTGCACTTTCCTCGATTCCAACCGTCCAAAGTCCACGGGCATCAAGCTATAACATTGGCCAGACAGCCTTATCCTGGGGGTGACCCGAGTCCCTAAATGGGGTATGTCCGTACAGTATCCACACCAACAGCACTAAGGCAGGCGGGATAAAAATGTACACTAACCAACGAACAGACAAAGACAATCCCCCATAACAACAAAGGGCAGAAAAAAACTAATATCAACACAAAATTGAAATTTTGAAACACTTGAAAGACCACACATCACTCCTTCAATGCCACAAAGCCACGACCACACAAGGGCGGTCCCTGGTAGCGATGtacaaggccgccttaatgcacgggcatgcctgggctgaagccccagagCCTATGCCGATCGggaggcctatcatgagctgcagtaaaaaaaaaaatagatatactggcccatgataggccccccgatcggcgaaggcccaagacaatgtgattttttgtttggggcttacAAAGATCACTGGCCTATTATGAGCCAAGAAAAAAGAGGCCCACTAGTGGTAGCTCGGCCCAGTGGCCCCTTGacaccactctcccccccccaccccccgtcaGGATTTCttgcatcgttagcctaagtggatcgtgaagtgcatcgtacgagcatcgtacagttttcacaccgtttctcgaaagcatcgttggtaacgaacgtcgtgaaaacgcttgtagctaacgaggactccaggggtactcgcaGGATGCTAAAAGCATCGTTAGCCAAagtggtctattaaattcaagaagGGCCGGCgagaatatatatacacatgttaATATAgatatagtgccataccgtcGACATGAGTTTCATTCATAGAATTTGAATGAAACGAGAAAGGATGTATTCATAATgccaagaaaataaaggctaGGCCTACATGGTTATAATGATTTCATtgtaattaacttataaagcgtgtaaCAGACAACGAGACAATCtagttgtgggccagcagaggctgTATTTTAACCAAATTCGGCCTATAACCTTATACATATAATTGTCTAACTCTATATGTCAAATGTATGAtatgctgtaggcctacgtataggctagttttttatattataaatatttaaatattgtcaTTCCTGAACCACATTCCCTATAGAAAAAGCACACCGTGTTACTTGGTGTTACAACCCTCTTCGTTGATTGGAGACGTGGATTGccaatggtcagatacagatcttgttataacgataatagctacatggtctacttataatgttataactaaataattgtatatttatttataataaatattttaatatttattttattcaataatAAACCAAAGCATTTAAATCAGGAGATTATTTTCGCAGGATTCGTCAAAACAACAATCCGATTTTTCCAATTTTGGAGCAGAccccctcaaaaactgaaactaaCCACGTACCTTAAACCCAGTCCCACACCAGATTGTAGTAAAACTGCCCACAGCGGAAAACACATTACAATAACGGTTCTAAACATGTGACACGACGTTTTTTTGGCCTATTCTTTTCAATAGGCCTGCGTCCattgtcatggttgctatggtggttgccatcgaggccccccccccccccccaaattagCTGCAAAATTAAAATGCAGGTAATTTAATAGCTGCATTTTTAATCATTGTCTGGTGGCTAGttacgtcactctgagagatgcGCACAGACATATTTGGTAGTGACACAGCCTATAACCTATTCGTGAATGCAAAACATCAAGCTCATTGATTGAACAAGGCAGGgttattttaaataattcattaagAAGCTTtagacctggggtctcttttatatcaacgggggtctcaaaggacgcatacaaTCATCAACTTAGGGATTCCAGCCCTACAAGAAATTACTCAGCAAGTGCTTCATCTCGTTGCatctcacccagcggctcgcttgcaagattttggcctgaatttcttcccagacctacaccatA
The nucleotide sequence above comes from Gadus chalcogrammus isolate NIFS_2021 chromosome 4, NIFS_Gcha_1.0, whole genome shotgun sequence. Encoded proteins:
- the LOC130381230 gene encoding zinc finger BED domain-containing protein 4-like, which produces MAAAAAVPGAGGRKKREDLWSHFRYSPQANATECLVRAVRGQGAESNDGHGDEATTVTTTSCCGFKLAGKNTTNLKRHLKASHPAIFAKIPASITPKKKPSGVQQQTSLEKSFAAATKYDQNDREQLRKEMAIALWIGRTGLPASIVEDEEFILMIEKFDKRLTIPKRTKVNNLIDKVYLDAKLKFREQLATAQRITIGLDIWSKKGLTASFLAISACYYCPDDKKACHILLSLIQLTHPHTAESIKTCVDRCTEDWGVPQNKILTAITDNGSNMVAAFKPVEEESESSMEDDSQDSDSEDPVLATDEQRYGAMVRTPCVVHTLQLVVGMIKKETSVNKLLDKVRSLVKLFRKSSVATERLLKECKLTLVKDCPTRWSSTYIMINRLLQVKDSVVKVADGMTWDYLLPSEWQKLTAVKELLSPFAEHTQMLQSDTQSLSLVIPALLDLQAHLSDILDEQGHTFKDLGSLAVKMRANIELRFGCFLDSTHSKFSPLAAAACFLDPTESLLTNDDLQIQDILSKAQEYIVQLVPPVVREEEEEAEESEKGEGAAAEPDKKRSRFKYLSKTHRPSKSSRPKPCVRHEMEKYKQELSHLTEEECSSALEFWIAQPDHAYPLLKPIALDIIAMPASQAFAERVFSVTGDLSRGRRNRASHFREKCFPQIEPVGY